The DNA window TCAACCCATTTTTATCCTTGTTTTGTCCTTGGCATATGCATTACATGTTGGTTATACCATTCtgttaaataataacgttagtcttgttgttgatgcagtaatccaataaaaaagacaaactgaaaaaaaaaaaagtttttgcagccacttcaaaaaaaataaaaattgttttcgtagaaaatgcaaaaaaaaaactttttttaaaatgtaaatcgtagaaaaaaaaaagttataaattattacttCATTTTCAAAGCAAACATCAAAGAGtactttattatataaccATTAAGAgaaatccaaaaaataaaatggtcTTTGGctaaattggaaaaaatttataacaTATATCATATCTAAACgctgatttaaaaataagtaCCAAATCATGAAAATTATAACACCAActtaacaaaaattaaacatttaCAGATCACATGTTAGTAAGTGAACAGACTGGGGGAGGGGGAAATTAGATACAAATGAATGGAGTATTTTTTAGTGGTACAACATTATCAACAAAGTTACTGAGAaggataaatttttaaaagtgttgtgttgttgtttttccaGTTTACTAACCAAGGTGGAATGGTAAAGATATTAACTTTCCCCTTTCTGCTTAGTAAACAATATGTTTAATTAACTGCAGATATCACCAAGTGAATtactattttcaatatattaGACTCAAAAATGCTAACTAGAATTTAATTGTTGCTAgtttgaattaaaaatatagtcAACTAATCTAATGACAATATTTACGtacattttgttttttcataaaatattaaaatcaattcattacacacacacacaaaaagaagaagaagatatGAATATAAACGTAAATCTGAAACACAGATCACAAAGCACTTTTACTTTCTAgccaaaatataaaaagtcCCCCATTCAACTCTTAACTTAGTATCATCAGTCCAACCAAATTCTTCTTTCAACTCGCCAACAAACATATCAGCAAtatttttccctttttccccatatttttgttgccAATTGTGGTAGGCACTCCAActatacaaatattttctaaaatcaGCCATGGTATAGTCATCTCTAGCAATTTGGAAAGCAGTCTTTTTGTTACTTTTCATTGGAACATAGTCAATTTTAATCACGTCTGAGAAAAGATCAGTTGGTAACTTAATATCCCTGCAAAAATTCCTCAAATATGATTTACCAGGCTGTTGCCAGCATGGGCCCATGTACCTATCATCgtcaaaaacaaatttctCATAAATTTCGTTTGCCTTTGGATAATCAAGAAATCTTGGTTCGACATAAGCCCAAATAGCCAACGTACCATtagttttcaaaactttataGGCTTCCTTGAAGAACTTGTCTGTATCAAACCAATGAATGGCTTCTGCACAAGTGATTAAATCAACTGAATCTGGTGGAAGAACAGAGCTCAGGTTTTCAGCTTTACAacacaaaaattttatagttttgtcagtgtttttttgttcaaattctttttttagttcGTTAGCTGGTTCTAACATCTTACTTGAAGGATCAGTACCAATAACATGATGGAAGTATTTCAATAAAGGGAAAGTTCCAATACCAGTACCACAACCAACGTCAACTGCAGTTTCTCTTTCACCCTTATGATATGAAAGAATGGCGTTATATAAAGATTCAGGGTATGTTGGTCTGTTATCCTTGTAATGTTTTGAATCAAACTTTTGGTCTGCAAATGTAgacattttctttttttattttttttttgaggtTTTGTTAATATAGTGACAACTAtgtagttttttttccttaacAAAAGTGTAGGGTTTCAAAGTAGGGGATACATTTCATCAACAATAATCCACAGTAGATATCTTTTGGCCTTACtccttttatataattaaattacGAGGAATGGTCTTAAGATACAAAACAAATCTTAAAGTTTAGGAgcgattatttttttatttttaaggGGTAAGATCAGATTTTCCTTGGCAGTTTTCGTCGGTACTGGCAGAACAAAAAGGTTCCGTTTGTTTACATAGATATATACCGTTTTATTATCTCAGTAATTCACAATTGTTGGTGTAGTTTATATGATTTGTTGCCGTGCCACCATGTGATTTGTAGTAGATTTACACTCTAAACAAATAAGCTTGTACCTCTCCCTTTTTAATGTTCATGTACGTCGTTTATTTTAGAATAAACACACAAGACGAGTACCCCTATATCGGTTGCTATCCGAACAACGCATATCCGTACATTTCGTACTTTTGCttttaaaaagtatattaaaaaaaaatatgattcTTTCACGTTACTCACattttaatactattatttttttcataacaAACGAggttatataaaaaaagaggtaataaatctaatttaatcataaaaaacaaaagactaacaaatttctttttttttttaatattttttttagataaGTGATTTGAAGTGCAAAAAAGAATACACTAGAAATCATTTCACCGCATTAAAAATCTTGCACAATACTTATTAAGAATGGCAGTTCATTAACACACACGTacataatattatatataccaGTATATAAATCTATATTTCAATGTTTCAATGGAACAACTAATCTCTTGAAAGACCCCTCTTCTCTGCATTTTTCTTGGTGAATACCCATCAATCTTTGGGCTTCTAATGGGTCTTCCACTTCGTTGGGTTCTGGCCATGACAAATATTCATTGGTGTAATTGGACTTGTAATCCAATGGCAAAATCTCCAATCTCTTACCGTACCCAGTAACTTTTTTCCAATCACGATGCACATTGTACAAAGAACTGGAAAAGTAAGCAAAACATCTTTGGTATTGTTTGTAAGCCAAATCAGTATTCAATTGTGGCTTCAAATCTGTATATGTAGCCCAAGATTGTTCTGGGTGGTTCAAAACATCATCAGTGGCCTTTTTAATAGCAATCAAAAACTTTCTAACTTTGTCTCCATTCTTGGCCAAAAACTCATCATTACAAATGTACAAAATAGTACAGAAACAGCAACAACCCAAACAAGCCAACTTGTCAATTCTCAACATTTGAACATCAGTAACTGGTCTGCCATGCTTTTTGCAGTATTCTTCCAATTCCACTTGTTGAATACATTCAATACCAATACCAGCATGAATCTTGCCCTCGATGATATATTTGGCAACATTCATACCACATCTAACAGCAGTGTAGTCGTTCGGTGTCATACCATAATGCTTGGTCAATTCGTCCAATTGAATCTTACCAAATTCACCAACATAACCAATCTTTTTACCCTTCAAAGATTGGAAATCTTCAGTGATACCGCTGCCTTTCAAGTACAATAACCCAGTGAATGGTTCATCTAACAAAGAGGCAACAGAAGTAACAGGGAACCCTCTAGCTTTAGCGGCCAAAGTGTGAATCATAGCTTTCAAACCCATGTCGACTTTACCAGACCCAATTAATTCAGTTACATCGGATGGATTGCTTGGTTCCAAAATAGCAATATCTAAGCCTTGCTCTTTGAAGTATCCCTTGGTTTGAGCCAAATAAATTGGAATGTGGTATGCAGCAGCTTGCCAGTTAAGTAAAAAGGTGATTTTATCAGTGGACATTTTGTTCTTGTTTGTTCTTGTTTGTTGATCTTTGTGTTTTTAGAAAGGAAAGGAAAGCAAATATCTTGATGATAATTATCCATGGCCTTTATATACATTTcattttacatttttatttgttcatTTCCTCCCCTGTTGAGTAGAagtattcaaaaaaataaaagaacgTGGATTATAAATCTTTGTATTTTGAATTCATAAGCTATGCCTTATTAttggattttatttttttgttagcATGTTTGTAAAGATGTCtagtttattattcaaatgtttaaggtaattttttttcttatgttttttttttttattaggcgcagaaaaaaaaaatataaaattgtgTTGCATAATATTTTGATGTTGTAGGAAAAACCTAAATACACAAAGAAgaatgaatattttttcttcaaagtatttgaaaaaagttacTAACAGAGCATAAGAGAATATACATGATagaatttaatatattgaCAAAGTTAGTTGTTTTTTAGTCACTTTTTATACGTAATGATACACTTGtttgaatattattataagactataagaataaaataaactattAGCAGATTCAAACCTTTTTCATCAATCTcttagcaaaaaaaaaagggtttGATACATTGCGGTTCGTTAGAATCATAATACTGTACCAAAATCTTAttcttaatatttaaaataagatTTATTGGATTAAATTGGATA is part of the Saccharomycodes ludwigii strain NBRC 1722 chromosome III, whole genome shotgun sequence genome and encodes:
- a CDS encoding class I SAM-dependent methyltransferase (similar to Saccharomyces cerevisiae YHR209W | CRG1 | Cantharidin Resistance Gene); translated protein: MSTFADQKFDSKHYKDNRPTYPESLYNAILSYHKGERETAVDVGCGTGIGTFPLLKYFHHVIGTDPSSKMLEPANELKKEFEQKNTDKTIKFLCCKAENLSSVLPPDSVDLITCAEAIHWFDTDKFFKEAYKVLKTNGTLAIWAYVEPRFLDYPKANEIYEKFVFDDDRYMGPCWQQPGKSYLRNFCRDIKLPTDLFSDVIKIDYVPMKSNKKTAFQIARDDYTMADFRKYLYSWSAYHNWQQKYGEKGKNIADMFVGELKEEFGWTDDTKLRVEWGTFYILARK
- a CDS encoding NMT1/THI5 family protein (similar to Saccharomyces cerevisiae YDL244W | THI13 | THIamine metabolism) — protein: MSTDKITFLLNWQAAAYHIPIYLAQTKGYFKEQGLDIAILEPSNPSDVTELIGSGKVDMGLKAMIHTLAAKARGFPVTSVASLLDEPFTGLLYLKGSGITEDFQSLKGKKIGYVGEFGKIQLDELTKHYGMTPNDYTAVRCGMNVAKYIIEGKIHAGIGIECIQQVELEEYCKKHGRPVTDVQMLRIDKLACLGCCCFCTILYICNDEFLAKNGDKVRKFLIAIKKATDDVLNHPEQSWATYTDLKPQLNTDLAYKQYQRCFAYFSSSLYNVHRDWKKVTGYGKRLEILPLDYKSNYTNEYLSWPEPNEVEDPLEAQRLMGIHQEKCREEGSFKRLVVPLKH